The Paracoccus sp. MC1862 genome includes a window with the following:
- a CDS encoding protein-L-isoaspartate(D-aspartate) O-methyltransferase, producing the protein MSDRRQERLQMVAIQIEARGVRDPRVLEAMRHVPREAFVPGSGADAYADRPLPIGEGQTISQPYIVAAMLEAAEISPDDRVLEIGAGSGYAAAVAGRLAREVIAVERIGPLAAAARERLARLGYENIEIRHDDGSRGWPEKGAFDAILVAAAGPEVPPALLAQLAPGGRLVMPVGPRHAMQRLLRLRRTRGGIERDDLGAVAFVPLIGAEGFTEDIRLPHEHRRNEGTSQ; encoded by the coding sequence ATGTCGGACCGCAGACAGGAACGGCTGCAGATGGTCGCCATCCAGATCGAGGCGCGCGGCGTCCGCGACCCCCGGGTGCTGGAGGCGATGCGGCATGTCCCGCGCGAGGCCTTTGTGCCGGGCAGCGGCGCCGATGCCTATGCCGACCGCCCGCTTCCGATCGGCGAGGGGCAGACGATTTCGCAGCCCTATATCGTCGCGGCGATGCTTGAAGCGGCCGAGATCAGCCCGGACGACCGCGTGCTCGAGATCGGCGCGGGTTCCGGCTATGCCGCCGCCGTGGCCGGCAGGCTGGCGCGAGAGGTCATAGCCGTCGAGCGCATCGGACCGCTGGCCGCGGCGGCGCGAGAGCGGCTGGCGCGGCTCGGCTATGAAAACATCGAGATCCGCCATGACGACGGCTCGCGGGGCTGGCCCGAAAAGGGCGCGTTCGATGCGATCCTGGTCGCCGCGGCCGGACCCGAGGTGCCGCCCGCCCTGCTGGCGCAGCTTGCGCCGGGCGGTCGGCTGGTGATGCCGGTCGGGCCGCGACACGCGATGCAGCGGCTGCTGCGCCTGCGTCGGACCCGGGGAGGCATCGAACGGGATGACCTTGGGGCCGTCGCCTTTGTCCCACTCATCGGGGCCGAGGGATTCACCGAGGACATCCGGTTGCCACATGAACATCGCAGAAACGAAGGGACATCCCAATGA
- a CDS encoding peptidylprolyl isomerase, translating into MRKLLISSALILSGGMAAAQDAPQATDGPGPNMVIEVADAAGNAKGTIVLDLLADKAPNHVERLVTLAQQGAYDGVVFHRVIDGFMAQTGDTEFGKQGADLSRAGMGGSDLPDLKAEFNDESFQAGTVGMARSQDPDSANSQFFIDLAPAPFLDGQYTVVGQLVEGWDVLNAIKKGDSNANGAVEEPDYMARVTIAE; encoded by the coding sequence ATGCGTAAGCTGCTGATCTCTTCTGCCCTGATCCTGTCCGGGGGCATGGCCGCCGCGCAGGACGCCCCGCAGGCCACCGATGGTCCCGGTCCCAACATGGTGATCGAGGTCGCGGATGCCGCCGGCAACGCCAAGGGCACGATCGTGCTGGACCTGCTGGCCGACAAGGCCCCGAACCATGTCGAGCGGCTGGTAACACTGGCGCAGCAGGGCGCCTATGATGGCGTCGTCTTCCATCGCGTGATCGACGGCTTCATGGCCCAGACAGGCGATACCGAATTCGGCAAGCAGGGCGCGGACCTTTCTCGCGCCGGCATGGGCGGGTCGGACCTGCCGGACCTGAAGGCCGAATTCAATGACGAAAGCTTCCAGGCCGGCACCGTGGGCATGGCCCGCAGCCAGGACCCGGACAGCGCCAACAGCCAGTTCTTCATCGACCTTGCCCCGGCGCCGTTCCTTGACGGACAATACACCGTGGTGGGCCAGCTTGTCGAAGGCTGGGACGTGCTGAACGCGATCAAGAAGGGCGACTCGAACGCCAATGGCGCGGTCGAAGAACCCGACTACATGGCGCGCGTCACCATCGCCGAGTGA
- the grxD gene encoding Grx4 family monothiol glutaredoxin: MTDTRTAIQELIDNNDVVLFMKGTREVPQCGFSSRVAGVLNYMGVAYRDVNVLSSDDMRQGIKDFSDWPTVPQLYVKGEFVGGCDIITEMTLSGELDQLLDRTGVAYDKQAADKIREANS; encoded by the coding sequence ATGACCGACACCCGCACCGCAATCCAGGAACTGATCGACAACAACGATGTCGTGCTGTTCATGAAGGGCACGCGCGAGGTTCCGCAATGCGGATTCTCAAGCCGCGTCGCTGGCGTGCTGAACTACATGGGCGTGGCCTACCGCGACGTGAACGTGCTTTCCAGCGACGACATGCGGCAGGGCATCAAGGATTTCTCGGACTGGCCGACCGTGCCGCAGCTTTACGTCAAGGGCGAATTCGTCGGCGGCTGCGACATCATCACCGAGATGACGCTGTCGGGCGAACTCGACCAGCTTCTGGATCGCACCGGGGTCGCCTATGACAAGCAGGCTGCCGACAAGATCCGCGAAGCCAATAGCTGA
- a CDS encoding formate/nitrite transporter family protein: protein MSEAGKKIDDHAPPDLPAEARDSYGDALDLGAAETLVLGFLAGVFIAFGSVAFLVVMAVPEGSVPFGILQVGAGLAFSLGLILVLVAGAELFTGNTLMLGRLFKGQSSFSAIGRAWALAWPGNLAGSVFVVVLFIAAGGHEAGEGLLASAALEVAGQKTAKSAGATFASGILANMLVCLAVWMSYAARTTQGKILALVPPIAAFVAAGLEHSVANMSLIPMGLGVMWLDPAAGADPSLGMGGMAANLFWATLGNIVGGGLIAGCYWFAYDRDG, encoded by the coding sequence GTGAGCGAAGCCGGAAAGAAGATCGACGACCATGCGCCACCCGATCTGCCGGCGGAAGCCCGTGACAGCTATGGGGATGCGCTTGATCTCGGGGCTGCGGAAACGCTGGTGCTTGGGTTTCTTGCCGGCGTGTTCATCGCCTTCGGCTCGGTCGCCTTTCTCGTGGTGATGGCGGTTCCCGAAGGGTCGGTTCCCTTCGGCATCCTGCAGGTGGGGGCGGGACTTGCCTTTTCGCTGGGCCTGATCCTGGTGCTGGTGGCAGGGGCCGAGCTGTTCACCGGCAACACCCTCATGCTGGGGCGGCTGTTCAAGGGGCAGTCCTCGTTTTCCGCGATCGGGCGCGCCTGGGCGCTGGCATGGCCCGGCAATCTCGCGGGCTCGGTCTTCGTGGTGGTCCTGTTCATCGCCGCCGGCGGGCATGAGGCGGGCGAGGGGTTGCTGGCCTCGGCCGCGCTGGAGGTCGCCGGGCAGAAGACGGCCAAGTCGGCGGGGGCGACATTCGCCTCGGGCATCCTGGCCAACATGCTGGTCTGCCTTGCGGTGTGGATGAGCTATGCCGCCCGCACCACGCAGGGCAAGATCCTGGCGCTGGTGCCGCCGATCGCGGCCTTCGTGGCGGCGGGACTGGAACATTCCGTCGCCAACATGTCGCTGATCCCGATGGGACTGGGGGTGATGTGGCTGGACCCCGCCGCCGGGGCCGACCCCTCGTTGGGGATGGGCGGGATGGCGGCCAACCTGTTCTGGGCCACGCTGGGCAACATCGTGGGCGGCGGGCTGATCGCCGGCTGCTACTGGTTCGCCTATGACCGCGACGGCTGA
- a CDS encoding BolA/IbaG family iron-sulfur metabolism protein — translation MAIEAYEIETLIREAFPSAQITITDLAGDGNHYAAEVVDESFRGKNRVQQQRMVYAALKGRMDGPTGALHALALTTKAPD, via the coding sequence ATGGCGATCGAAGCCTACGAGATCGAAACGTTGATCCGCGAGGCTTTTCCGTCGGCCCAGATCACGATCACCGACCTTGCGGGCGACGGGAACCACTATGCCGCCGAGGTCGTCGATGAAAGCTTCCGCGGCAAGAACCGGGTCCAGCAGCAGCGCATGGTCTATGCCGCGCTGAAGGGCCGCATGGACGGCCCGACCGGGGCGCTGCACGCGCTGGCGCTGACGACCAAGGCACCCGACTGA
- a CDS encoding tripartite tricarboxylate transporter substrate binding protein, with protein sequence MLISTRRTILAAALALALPPIAATAHEKSWPTGPVHLHVGFQTGSSPDTLARLIAGPLSKRLGQPVVVENNEGESGVAGIRQMLAASPDNHAFAITSNGPLTASPRLMSDPGYDVVADIAPVALIATSPLVLAVSTDAAYTDVSGFVRAAQAESGTIRYGSVGQGSAAHLTAELFAAAAGIEMRHVPLASYAEVTSSILENAIEAGFMAPSAALPHVESGTMRILGATCAEASPQMPEAPVMAGQAGLPDDFGAELWNAIIAPAGTDPQVIRRLNAMINDILADPALQEELLGTGWQAQGGTPADLAARIEADTVLWGTMIDRIAAAD encoded by the coding sequence ATGCTGATTTCAACCCGCCGCACCATCCTGGCCGCCGCTCTGGCTCTTGCCCTTCCGCCGATTGCCGCCACGGCGCATGAAAAATCGTGGCCGACCGGCCCGGTGCATCTTCATGTCGGATTTCAAACGGGTTCGTCACCCGACACGCTGGCCCGGCTGATCGCCGGGCCCTTGTCCAAGCGGCTGGGGCAGCCGGTGGTGGTCGAGAACAACGAGGGCGAGAGCGGTGTCGCCGGCATCCGGCAGATGCTGGCCGCATCTCCTGACAACCACGCTTTCGCGATCACCAGCAACGGGCCGTTGACAGCCTCTCCGCGATTGATGTCGGACCCGGGCTATGACGTGGTGGCCGACATCGCGCCCGTGGCGCTGATCGCGACCTCGCCGCTGGTCCTGGCGGTGTCGACTGATGCTGCCTACACGGATGTTTCCGGCTTCGTCAGGGCCGCGCAGGCCGAATCCGGGACGATCCGCTACGGCTCGGTCGGGCAAGGGTCGGCCGCCCATCTGACCGCCGAGCTTTTCGCAGCGGCGGCGGGCATCGAGATGCGGCATGTCCCCCTTGCCAGCTACGCCGAGGTCACCAGTTCCATCCTCGAGAACGCCATCGAGGCGGGCTTCATGGCGCCCTCGGCCGCGCTGCCCCATGTCGAGTCCGGCACGATGCGAATCCTTGGCGCCACCTGTGCCGAGGCCTCCCCGCAGATGCCCGAAGCGCCGGTGATGGCGGGGCAGGCGGGCCTGCCCGACGATTTCGGTGCCGAGCTGTGGAACGCCATCATCGCCCCCGCCGGGACCGACCCCCAGGTGATCCGGCGACTGAATGCCATGATCAACGACATCCTTGCCGATCCTGCCCTGCAGGAAGAACTGCTTGGGACGGGATGGCAGGCCCAGGGCGGCACGCCCGCCGACCTGGCCGCGCGGATCGAGGCCGACACAGTCCTTTGGGGCACGATGATCGACAGGATCGCCGCAGCCGACTGA
- a CDS encoding HdeD family acid-resistance protein: MTDITANAERDTETLRSRRGWFIVLGIALIALGIIAFANLYVATVATVYYVGILMIAGAVAQMVMAFGVKGWTRAIFLIGAAILYGLAGLFAFMDPLLASTVITLLLAAMLIASGIVRIVLAMRERPRRGWGWVLAMGILSIIVALVVMAGWPVNSLWILGLFLSVDLISQGLGWLFVGIGLGRV, translated from the coding sequence ATGACCGACATCACCGCCAACGCCGAACGCGACACTGAGACGCTGCGCAGCAGAAGGGGCTGGTTCATCGTCCTGGGCATCGCGCTGATCGCCCTCGGCATCATCGCCTTCGCCAACCTGTATGTCGCCACTGTCGCCACCGTCTATTATGTGGGCATCCTGATGATCGCCGGGGCCGTGGCGCAGATGGTCATGGCCTTTGGCGTCAAGGGCTGGACACGGGCGATCTTCCTGATCGGCGCGGCCATCCTTTACGGGCTGGCGGGGCTCTTCGCCTTCATGGACCCGCTGCTGGCCTCCACCGTCATCACGCTGCTGCTGGCGGCCATGCTGATCGCCTCGGGGATCGTGCGGATCGTGCTTGCCATGCGTGAACGGCCGCGCAGGGGCTGGGGCTGGGTGCTGGCAATGGGCATCCTCAGCATCATCGTGGCGCTGGTCGTGATGGCCGGATGGCCGGTCAACAGCCTGTGGATTCTGGGGCTGTTCCTGTCGGTGGACCTGATCTCGCAGGGTCTGGGCTGGCTTTTCGTGGGCATCGGCCTCGGCCGGGTCTGA
- a CDS encoding TRAP transporter small permease subunit, which produces MSGLLAMSRGIDRINTVIGRSVSWLILVAVLVSAGNAIIRKVWSISSNAWLELQWYLFGAAFLLAAAYTLLENEHIRIDIIYGGRSRRTQHWIDLIGHVLFLMPFVILMIWLMVPWLERSIASGERSMNAGGLVLWPAKALLLAGFVLLFFQGISEIIKKIAVMRGIIPDTQAQFSAHGEVVIDDKLLSGAGFADPDHPLTDQIDHPLDHSTNHTDRGPRK; this is translated from the coding sequence ATGAGCGGCCTGCTGGCCATGTCCCGCGGCATCGACCGCATCAACACGGTGATCGGACGCAGCGTGAGCTGGCTGATCCTTGTCGCCGTGCTTGTCAGCGCGGGGAACGCGATCATCCGCAAGGTATGGTCGATTTCCTCGAACGCCTGGCTGGAACTGCAATGGTATCTGTTCGGCGCGGCCTTCCTGCTGGCGGCGGCCTATACGCTGCTGGAAAACGAACATATCCGCATCGACATCATCTACGGCGGTCGCTCGCGCCGGACCCAGCACTGGATCGACCTGATCGGGCATGTGCTGTTCCTGATGCCCTTCGTCATCCTGATGATCTGGCTGATGGTGCCTTGGCTGGAACGCTCGATCGCCTCGGGCGAACGGTCCATGAACGCGGGCGGGCTGGTCCTGTGGCCGGCCAAGGCGCTGCTGCTGGCGGGGTTCGTGCTGCTGTTCTTCCAAGGGATATCCGAGATCATCAAGAAGATCGCGGTGATGCGCGGCATCATCCCCGACACGCAGGCGCAGTTCTCGGCCCATGGCGAGGTCGTTATCGACGACAAGCTGCTGTCCGGGGCGGGCTTTGCCGATCCTGATCATCCGCTGACGGACCAGATCGACCATCCCCTTGACCACAGCACCAACCATACCGACCGGGGACCGCGCAAATGA
- a CDS encoding phage holin family protein: MFDYARNMQLALSDAGRRVAMKAAAGAVFALAAGFLLAALWTFLARNLGWGPLGASLAIGLLFVILGVVLLSMSKKVEHPVPSTDELKAEVETRLSLATDAALEKARVKATEVVDTVENKVHTLMDNAAYKAEKFASDAEAKVQGFTRNVAGQAAQKVGLTPGFLAEAQNTVDRVKHSDMATIPPLLSAFAIGIAIANRVKGRRQSDERHDYDPYDDDDQYRDDDRYV; the protein is encoded by the coding sequence ATGTTCGATTACGCGCGCAACATGCAGCTCGCGCTGAGCGACGCGGGCCGGAGGGTCGCCATGAAGGCGGCCGCCGGCGCCGTCTTCGCACTGGCGGCGGGCTTCCTGCTGGCGGCGTTGTGGACGTTCCTTGCGCGCAACCTCGGCTGGGGCCCGCTGGGGGCCTCGCTTGCCATCGGCCTCCTGTTCGTGATCCTCGGCGTCGTGCTTCTGTCGATGTCGAAGAAGGTCGAGCACCCGGTGCCCAGCACCGACGAGCTGAAGGCCGAGGTCGAGACGCGGCTGAGCCTCGCCACCGACGCGGCGCTGGAAAAGGCCCGCGTCAAGGCGACCGAGGTCGTGGACACCGTCGAGAACAAGGTGCACACGCTGATGGACAATGCGGCCTACAAGGCCGAGAAGTTCGCCAGCGACGCCGAGGCGAAGGTCCAGGGGTTCACCCGCAATGTCGCCGGGCAGGCGGCACAGAAGGTCGGTCTGACGCCGGGCTTCTTGGCCGAGGCGCAGAACACCGTGGACCGCGTCAAGCATTCGGACATGGCCACGATACCGCCGCTGCTCAGCGCCTTCGCGATCGGGATCGCCATCGCCAACCGGGTCAAGGGCCGCCGCCAGTCGGACGAACGCCACGATTACGACCCGTATGACGACGATGACCAGTACCGCGACGACGACCGCTACGTCTGA
- a CDS encoding GNAT family N-acetyltransferase: MTGLQIEREESDKGGRYVARLDGAEAEMTWTASDSIDIIDHTFVPPELRGQSVGQALVARAVEDARANGRRLLPLCSFAAAQFRRHPEWHDILPH; this comes from the coding sequence ATGACCGGATTGCAGATCGAACGCGAGGAAAGCGACAAGGGCGGACGCTATGTCGCCCGGCTGGACGGCGCCGAGGCCGAGATGACCTGGACCGCGTCGGACAGCATCGACATCATCGACCACACCTTTGTCCCGCCCGAGCTGCGCGGCCAATCGGTCGGGCAGGCGCTGGTGGCCCGCGCCGTCGAGGACGCCCGCGCGAACGGGCGCAGGCTGCTGCCGCTTTGCAGCTTTGCCGCCGCGCAGTTCCGCCGCCACCCGGAATGGCACGACATTCTGCCGCATTGA
- a CDS encoding TonB-dependent receptor plug domain-containing protein translates to MTSIPSIATSVQNAPSSITVIDQKVIQTSGARDIRDLLLTRPRRNLTCSNDGNSGVSFRGLSSSRTLRLIDGKRVSTRNTLARSLWRRPEDRPARRQRLHQGRAGTDVHVSRLGRDGQGHQHHHQEGHPCFGAAARQPQPLGRPGALDLRNLARSSATRTDPRTSDNCEIGLNYQGADTGWEITAFHNDIKDMLASGAPASSRPTAVPCLNATTSTMARPRVWSSGASIT, encoded by the coding sequence ATGACCTCGATCCCGTCCATCGCGACCTCGGTGCAGAACGCCCCCTCCTCGATCACGGTGATCGACCAGAAGGTGATCCAGACCAGCGGCGCACGCGATATTCGCGACCTGCTGCTGACTAGGCCGAGGCGGAACCTGACTTGCAGCAACGACGGCAACTCGGGCGTGTCTTTCCGGGGCCTTTCCAGCAGCCGCACGCTGAGGCTGATCGACGGCAAGCGGGTCAGCACCCGCAACACCCTCGCCCGGAGCTTATGGAGGCGACCTGAAGATCGTCCCGCCAGACGCCAGAGACTGCATCAAGGTCGTGCTGGGACCGATGTCCACGTTTCACGGCTCGGACGCGATGGGCAAGGTCATCAACATCATCACCAGGAAGGGCACCCATGTTTCGGGGCCGCCGCGCGACAACCTCAGCCTCTCGGCAGGCCGGGCGCGCTCGACCTGCGCAACCTCGCACGATCATCGGCGACCCGGACTGACCCCAGGACCTCGGACAACTGCGAGATCGGGTTGAACTATCAGGGTGCGGACACAGGCTGGGAGATCACCGCCTTCCACAACGACATCAAGGACATGCTGGCGTCCGGCGCACCGGCGAGTTCACGCCCGACGGCAGTCCCCTGTTTGAACGCGACAACTTCGACCATGGCAAGACCTCGGGTATGGAGTTCGGGGGCGAGCATTACCTGA
- a CDS encoding MBL fold metallo-hydrolase codes for MPRNPFYSGPVSDHFDGLRFHSPREPEANSLLELAWMNAVKTARFWPPVTPEPRFDRPPQRHGGLRIAMIGHASLLVQVAGTNLLVDPVYADRLGPVPGTGPRRAQPPGIRFDDLPPIDAILLTHNHYDHMDIPALIRLSRRWEPRIIAPLGNDVLIHRHDPGAGVEAYDWGETAVLSPRLAVHLEPAFHWSGRGVADRRMTLWCSFVLTSPGGGVLYHVGDTAYGDGSIFPRIPERFGWPDVAILPIGAYEPRWFMQAQHVDPNEAVQIMLDTGARRAFGHHWGTFQMTYEAQEEPCHELRRVLDARGLPRRCFQPLSPGEAVELPWR; via the coding sequence ATGCCGCGCAATCCGTTCTACAGTGGCCCGGTGTCCGACCATTTCGACGGGCTGCGCTTTCATTCCCCCCGGGAACCCGAGGCCAACAGCCTGCTTGAGCTTGCCTGGATGAACGCGGTCAAGACGGCGCGCTTCTGGCCGCCCGTCACCCCCGAGCCGCGCTTCGACCGCCCGCCGCAGCGGCATGGCGGGCTGCGGATCGCGATGATTGGCCATGCCAGCCTGCTGGTGCAGGTGGCGGGGACGAACCTGCTGGTCGACCCCGTCTATGCCGACCGGCTGGGACCTGTCCCCGGCACCGGCCCGCGCCGGGCGCAGCCGCCGGGCATCCGCTTCGACGACCTGCCGCCGATCGACGCGATCCTGCTGACCCACAACCATTACGACCACATGGACATCCCCGCGCTGATCCGCCTGTCGCGCCGGTGGGAGCCGAGGATCATTGCGCCCCTGGGCAATGACGTGCTGATCCACCGCCATGATCCGGGCGCCGGGGTCGAAGCCTATGACTGGGGCGAGACGGCCGTGTTGTCGCCCCGCCTTGCCGTTCATCTGGAACCGGCCTTCCACTGGTCGGGGCGCGGCGTGGCGGACCGGCGGATGACGCTGTGGTGTTCCTTTGTCCTGACCAGTCCCGGCGGGGGCGTCCTTTATCATGTCGGCGACACCGCCTATGGCGACGGCAGCATCTTCCCCCGTATCCCGGAACGCTTCGGCTGGCCCGACGTGGCGATCCTGCCCATCGGCGCCTATGAGCCGCGCTGGTTCATGCAGGCTCAGCATGTCGATCCGAACGAGGCCGTGCAGATCATGCTGGATACCGGCGCCCGCCGCGCCTTTGGTCATCACTGGGGCACCTTTCAGATGACCTACGAGGCGCAGGAAGAACCCTGCCACGAACTCCGCCGGGTGCTGGACGCCCGTGGCCTTCCCCGCCGGTGCTTCCAGCCGCTCAGCCCCGGCGAGGCGGTCGAGCTTCCCTGGCGCTGA
- the cls gene encoding cardiolipin synthase, with protein sequence MMQATMTTILSVAFAGYLVVTVTYIISENRRPSATFAWMLLFFVLPGLGVVVYLLFGRKHQDFGQTGNLMRQELADRLNPVFAALAPEHERAVARMDANGGSGRTLAQLVYNTSHSTITTRNEVRILHDAKEAYPPLIEDMKAARQSIHLQYFSWNTDALADELYEILSAKAAEGVDVRIIYDPVGSLFMLKRRLIRKMRAAGIRMEPFSKLWRVHTISYRNHRKIAVFDGVVGHTGGLNIGCEHIRPPEGFETWRDTNIRVVGSAATLLQAVFAVDWHNATGEDLFRPENFSPAPDRLADAHLPVQMTLSGPDSEWQAIRQLYFAMITSARKRVYMQSPFFILDTSISEALKAAALSGVDVRVMISERGTNQHVPYWAANTYMEEIAASGASVLLYEPGYMHAKTVITDGVVCSVGSANIDIRSFSINYELNAVIYDAGLSEQLERAFLEDSRHCRAFTAEEYRSRNAALRFRDSVARLFSPLM encoded by the coding sequence ATGATGCAGGCGACGATGACCACCATCCTGTCCGTAGCCTTCGCCGGCTATCTCGTCGTCACCGTGACCTACATCATCTCAGAGAACCGCCGCCCCAGCGCGACCTTCGCCTGGATGCTGCTGTTCTTCGTTCTGCCCGGCCTCGGCGTGGTCGTCTACCTGCTGTTCGGGCGCAAGCACCAGGATTTCGGCCAGACCGGCAACCTGATGCGCCAGGAACTTGCCGACCGGCTGAACCCGGTATTCGCGGCACTCGCGCCGGAACACGAGCGGGCGGTGGCCCGCATGGACGCGAACGGCGGGTCGGGGCGCACGCTGGCGCAGCTTGTCTACAACACCAGCCATTCGACGATCACCACCCGCAACGAGGTTCGCATCCTGCATGACGCGAAAGAGGCCTATCCGCCGCTGATCGAGGACATGAAGGCGGCACGCCAGTCCATCCACCTGCAGTATTTCAGCTGGAACACCGACGCGCTGGCCGACGAGCTTTACGAGATCCTGTCCGCCAAGGCCGCCGAGGGCGTGGATGTGCGCATCATCTACGACCCGGTCGGCTCGCTCTTCATGCTCAAGCGGCGTCTCATCAGGAAGATGCGCGCGGCGGGCATCAGGATGGAGCCCTTTTCGAAGCTATGGCGCGTCCACACCATTTCCTATCGCAACCACCGCAAGATCGCGGTCTTCGACGGGGTGGTCGGCCACACGGGCGGGCTGAACATCGGGTGCGAGCATATCAGGCCGCCCGAAGGCTTCGAGACCTGGCGCGACACCAACATCCGCGTCGTGGGCTCGGCCGCGACGCTGCTGCAGGCGGTTTTCGCCGTGGACTGGCACAACGCCACCGGCGAGGACCTTTTCCGGCCCGAAAACTTCTCGCCCGCGCCCGACCGGCTGGCCGATGCGCATCTGCCGGTGCAGATGACGCTGTCGGGGCCGGATTCCGAATGGCAAGCGATCCGCCAGCTTTACTTCGCCATGATCACCAGCGCCCGCAAGCGCGTCTACATGCAGTCGCCCTTCTTCATCCTCGACACCAGCATCTCGGAGGCGCTGAAGGCGGCGGCGCTGTCGGGCGTCGACGTGCGGGTGATGATCAGCGAGCGCGGCACCAACCAGCATGTGCCCTACTGGGCCGCCAACACCTACATGGAGGAGATCGCCGCCTCGGGCGCCAGCGTGCTGCTGTATGAACCGGGCTACATGCACGCCAAGACGGTCATCACCGACGGGGTGGTCTGTTCGGTCGGCTCGGCCAACATCGACATCCGCAGCTTCAGCATCAACTATGAACTGAACGCGGTGATCTATGACGCCGGGCTGTCGGAACAGCTTGAAAGGGCGTTCCTTGAGGACAGCAGGCACTGCCGCGCCTTCACGGCCGAGGAATACCGCAGCCGCAACGCCGCGCTGCGCTTTCGCGATTCGGTCGCGCGGCTGTTTTCCCCGCTGATGTGA
- a CDS encoding YqjD family protein, whose amino-acid sequence MANNPTNAQNDMNQAAKDVKDAAQDTAKDVKHGVNKLADDAKDAWNEATGNTNADKIKSVAADVANTAKERGAEYVDRAKSEADRLYREGERRAHEVAEYAGDYYDEMSDMVRRKPAQALGIAAGIGFLVGLILARR is encoded by the coding sequence ATGGCCAACAACCCCACCAACGCCCAGAACGACATGAACCAGGCCGCCAAGGACGTGAAGGACGCCGCGCAGGATACTGCCAAGGATGTGAAGCACGGCGTCAACAAGCTGGCCGACGACGCCAAGGACGCGTGGAACGAGGCCACCGGCAACACCAACGCCGACAAGATCAAGAGCGTCGCCGCTGACGTGGCAAACACGGCCAAGGAGCGTGGCGCCGAGTATGTGGACCGCGCCAAGTCCGAGGCTGACCGCCTGTATCGCGAAGGCGAGCGCCGCGCCCATGAGGTGGCGGAATATGCCGGCGATTATTACGACGAGATGTCGGACATGGTCCGCCGCAAGCCCGCGCAGGCGCTGGGCATCGCGGCCGGCATCGGCTTTCTCGTCGGCCTGATCCTCGCGCGTCGCTGA